ATTGCAACCCTAACTTACCAGAATCCTCCTACCCAGTTGTTACAGTCACAATACCTGCAAAGTAAAACTTGATGTCAATTTCAATGCGATTATAACATGCTGAAACTATTCCACTACAGCGaaagaaattatttatttatttatttattatactGCTAATGTAGGCAGAATAAACAACATCTTATCCAACTGAAATCCAAGGCAAAACCTGTCCTGGTAACAGTTCTTCATCCTCACCTTCTCATATCACCAGCACAAACTTCATTTAGTTGCTTCTGAGTCTCTTCCAAATCTCTGTACAAGAAGTAAAACAAACCAAAGCCCTCCTTAGTTACAACAAAAATCAAGACATAGCACACATTCTAACACCAATGTGCAAAACAATGACAGCCTTCCAATACATCCAATCATGTATATTGACAGCTTAAACATGAGAAAAAGTTAATCCATAGAACAAAGCCCGCGTTTCACTAGTACTACCATAAACAACATTCCAGCCCAATTCCATCTAATTTCATATATGAAATCTAAGTCCATTAGAGCATACAGCGATAAGAGGAAGAATAAATAATCTAACATCATGAAATGACAGAAAAAGAACATCTATATTGACAGTCTGAAACCCGAAGTTGTCCCACTAAATGTAAACAGGAATTGGTTAAATGGCTTGTAAGTGTGTGGCTAAGTGCTCAAAAGAGCGACATGGCTTATCCATGTTGGCAGGCAGTACAAATGCAAAATTAAGTTCAGATTCAGGAAGTGCCAGGCCAAAGGTGAGATATGGacaatccaagaatttcacacTCACATAAGCAGACAAGAAGTATATCGGCAGAAGTAAATGAACAAACTAATCCAAGAATGATCAAACTAAGAAACTGAAACTCATAAATCAAACGAACAACcagaagcaaataaaagacagaGAGATGAAATGCTCCATGGCATAATAAATCCAACAATAACATATATTGTTTGCATGTCAGGTTCATTTAAGCTAAGAACCTTGTATGCCATCAACCCAAGTTAAACAGAAGATACATCTCAGTGACGGAACAGCATAAAACAATTTCACTTCGCCAATTCTGTTACCTTTTGACTTTAGAAAGTTCCTCCCTCAGTAGCTCCACCTCTTTAGCACAGGGACACCCAGCGGAGCAGGCACCCTGCTTCCAACCGGGTGGTGGGATCCAGAACGGATCAGCAACACCAGCCTTCTTCCGAACATCAACTAGGTCAGCACTTTCCAGCCAGTACATTATCACCCCATCAGCATTGTAACAGCGTTGGAAACGAGAAGTTCCATCAGGCGCGATCTTTCCTGGTATATCCTTGAGAAGGTGATCCAACAGCCCTGTGTTACCAATTTCCTTCTGAGCCTCCTTCCTTAAAGCAGCTCTGTATATTGGGTTTTCAGCTGCAGCTTCCTTCTCCTTCAGAATGTTTAAAATAACTCTCTTTCCAGCCTCGAAGCTTCAGATATCCTCTCCAATCAGTGTCAGAGTTAATAAATACATAAAAAGGAACCATAAAGATTGATGCTTGCATACATAAAAAAGAACACTGCATATGGATGTAACATAAAATTTATAACTAAGTTTTGCTCCTTCACCTTTCATTGGACCACCATTTGTACTTCTTTGCTTTGTGAAGATCTTCAGTAGTGGCTTCTTCGCTCACAATCTCTGCTTTAACCACATTCTCCACTTTAATCACCTGCTTTTCCACTTCCTCAACCTTTTCTTCCAATCTCCCACCGCCAAACTTCATAGTAGTAGTAGACGAAGAGCAAGGAGACTTCACCGAAACCTCTTCGAGTTCAAGCTTAGGAATTAAAGGAGCCCTTACCAACCAGAAGTCCTTGACCTCTTCCAGATTGCCGAAGTGAGGGATTTTAACCTCCCTAAAAAGCACCCTTTGGGCAAGCTTCAGTCCCATAATAAAGCACATATCAAGCTTAGGGTTAGAGCCAGGTCTCTCTTGATCGAGGCAACTCTCGATAGACTCCTTGCTTGGGAACGAAATTGTGACCTTCAGTTTACTCTTCTCACTCACCTGATGGGATgccaaaaatcactaatataCTATACATATCTTCTCCAATTTTAGGATCAGCCAAAAACAAATTAAGgggtgaaagaaaaaaaaataaaagaaaagcccTAAAACTGGAAAGGGGACAGAACGGTCTTACCATGGCAATTGAAACGGACCTCAACCAAGGAGGAGTTCTAGGAGGTAAATTAGCAtgtaaaattttgtaaaaaccCCCGACAGC
This portion of the Coffea arabica cultivar ET-39 chromosome 2e, Coffea Arabica ET-39 HiFi, whole genome shotgun sequence genome encodes:
- the LOC140003876 gene encoding protein AMEIOTIC 1-like isoform X1 yields the protein MVPTTRGRATKLNVAVGGFYKILHANLPPRTPPWLRSVSIAMVSEKSKLKVTISFPSKESIESCLDQERPGSNPKLDMCFIMGLKLAQRVLFREVKIPHFGNLEEVKDFWLVRAPLIPKLELEEVSVKSPCSSSTTTMKFGGGRLEEKVEEVEKQVIKVENVVKAEIVSEEATTEDLHKAKKYKWWSNESFEAGKRVILNILKEKEAAAENPIYRAALRKEAQKEIGNTGLLDHLLKDIPGKIAPDGTSRFQRCYNADGVIMYWLESADLVDVRKKAGVADPFWIPPPGWKQGACSAGCPCAKEVELLREELSKVKRDLEETQKQLNEVCAGDMRRYCDCNNWVGGFW
- the LOC140003876 gene encoding protein AMEIOTIC 1-like isoform X2; its protein translation is MVPTTRGRATKLNVAVGGFYKILHANLPPRTPPWLRSVSIAMVSEKSKLKVTISFPSKESIESCLDQERPGSNPKLDMCFIMGLKLAQRVLFREVKIPHFGNLEEVKDFWLVRAPLIPKLELEEVSVKSPCSSSTTTMKFGGGRLEEKVEEVEKQVIKVENVVKAEIVSEEATTEDLHKAKKYKWWSNESFEAGKRVILNILKEKEAAAENPIYRAALRKEAQKEIGNTGLLDHLLKDIPGKIAPDGTSRFQRCYNADGVIMYWLESADLVDVRKKAGVADPFWIPPPGWKQGACSAGCPCAKEVELLREELSKVKRDLEETQKQLNEVCAGDMRR